The following proteins are co-located in the Bacteroidales bacterium genome:
- a CDS encoding acetyl-CoA carboxylase biotin carboxyl carrier protein subunit has product MDNEEKELDYRSLWVDEVKYRTTLTRKYLNRKPYEPPNIKKIKAFIPGTIKAVYIKRRSRVKMNDELMILEAMKMQNIIKAPMDGVIKAVYVKTGQAVAKDFLLIEFQ; this is encoded by the coding sequence AGAAAAAGAACTCGACTATAGGAGTTTGTGGGTTGATGAGGTAAAATACCGCACAACCCTCACACGCAAATATTTGAACCGTAAGCCTTACGAGCCGCCCAACATCAAAAAAATAAAAGCGTTCATTCCGGGCACCATCAAAGCGGTGTATATTAAACGCCGGTCACGCGTAAAAATGAACGATGAGCTGATGATACTCGAAGCCATGAAAATGCAGAATATCATCAAAGCTCCCATGGACGGCGTGATAAAAGCCGTTTATGTAAAAACCGGCCAGGCTGTAGCCAAAGATTTCCTGCTGATAGAGTTTCAGTAG
- a CDS encoding MotA/TolQ/ExbB proton channel family protein translates to MREFLITGGIEGMAFILILGIVVLIVSIIEIARRVSKLPLTQLDHKLLLSIPSLGGIALLFGLFYQILGLYQAFQHIQMYGDIAPQIIMGGVFVSFYSTLFGLGVGLISFVIWYVVKMVWR, encoded by the coding sequence ATGAGAGAATTCTTAATCACCGGTGGAATTGAAGGTATGGCCTTTATCCTTATTTTAGGCATTGTCGTGCTTATCGTTAGCATCATCGAAATCGCGCGAAGGGTTTCCAAACTCCCGCTTACCCAACTGGACCACAAGCTGCTTTTGTCCATTCCTTCGCTGGGTGGAATAGCGCTGCTTTTTGGCTTGTTTTATCAGATACTTGGATTATACCAGGCCTTCCAGCATATCCAAATGTACGGAGACATAGCGCCACAGATCATCATGGGCGGTGTTTTCGTCTCGTTCTACTCAACTCTGTTTGGGTTGGGCGTGGGACTGATTTCCTTTGTTATTTGGTATGTGGTGAAGATGGTGTGGCGGTAG
- a CDS encoding histidine kinase, which translates to MFLLQPKYKVLLHILYWMVVVVFLSLFFGHFNRDSYNTLFYVCLQLPIVVLTTYAINYWLVPRFLFHKKYYAFFYLLTATIIVSLWMNSLLSIFTFITIWEFDVGRMPSGNFDLFFISAGMYLVVLMGVAIHFVKESFYQQEERHRMIEQQISTDLQLKEARLKMLQNQLHPHTLFNSLNLIYGHSLKKSELTPQLIIHLSNMLDYMLYRCDDELIVIEKEIDFLKDYIALEKHKFKDLNLEISWPVGQSNFLIAPLILLPFCENCFKHVKSTTGQEYFIKIDGKIINQNLIFTTFNTCNTKGRNSDIKGIGIKNVKERLAILYEGKHQLTIEATENSYKLQLSLALDSV; encoded by the coding sequence ATGTTTTTACTACAGCCCAAATACAAAGTCTTGCTTCATATCCTTTACTGGATGGTAGTTGTGGTTTTCCTCTCCTTATTTTTCGGGCATTTTAACCGGGATTCTTACAACACCCTATTTTACGTGTGTTTGCAGCTGCCCATAGTCGTCCTCACCACCTACGCCATCAATTACTGGCTGGTTCCCCGCTTTCTTTTTCATAAAAAATACTACGCTTTCTTTTATTTACTCACCGCCACCATTATTGTTTCGCTGTGGATGAACTCCCTCTTATCCATTTTTACCTTTATTACGATATGGGAATTTGATGTGGGTAGGATGCCAAGCGGCAACTTTGATCTGTTTTTTATTTCGGCGGGAATGTATTTGGTGGTGCTTATGGGTGTAGCTATTCATTTTGTTAAAGAATCATTCTATCAGCAGGAGGAAAGGCACCGCATGATCGAGCAGCAAATCTCCACCGATTTACAACTGAAAGAAGCCCGCCTGAAAATGCTGCAAAACCAGTTACACCCGCACACACTATTTAATTCGTTGAACCTGATTTATGGTCATAGTCTTAAAAAGTCGGAGCTAACGCCACAGTTGATTATTCATCTTTCGAATATGTTGGATTATATGCTTTACCGCTGCGATGATGAGCTGATTGTTATCGAAAAAGAAATAGATTTTTTAAAAGACTATATTGCTCTGGAAAAGCATAAGTTTAAGGATTTAAACCTTGAAATTTCGTGGCCCGTTGGGCAGAGTAACTTTTTGATTGCCCCGCTGATCTTGCTGCCTTTTTGCGAAAACTGTTTTAAACATGTAAAAAGCACTACCGGGCAGGAGTATTTTATCAAAATCGATGGAAAGATCATAAATCAAAATCTGATTTTCACAACTTTTAATACCTGCAATACGAAGGGAAGAAATTCTGATATTAAGGGCATCGGGATAAAAAATGTGAAAGAACGGTTGGCAATATTGTACGAAGGTAAGCATCAACTGACAATTGAAGCGACAGAGAATAGTTACAAATTGCAGCTTTCGCTCGCGCTGGATTCGGTGTGA